One Asterias rubens chromosome 1, eAstRub1.3, whole genome shotgun sequence genomic region harbors:
- the LOC117290661 gene encoding uncharacterized PE-PGRS family protein PE_PGRS54-like, producing the protein MWWVEKLESANKLILFQNNRPVRNEHDVLIFIVAVSALQEDETGRTITVSFENGSSLQLSLDDFSQRDTSLKADLKAINFVKQFAKEFSGQLPAEEQPKTKKSGYGVRHVVAGCVVGVGAVAAAPFVLTAVGFTSGGIAAGSIASGMMSSAAIANGGAVAAGSGVAVLQSVGAAGLGAAGTAAVGGAGAAAGAGASGVAGFFQNYFRGRGDSTTENKTSNTTQEDDDYDNNGDGEDGDGWVLGEGGEGMGGYGYDWDDDND; encoded by the exons ATGTGGTGGGTAGAGAAACTTGAATCTGCAAACAAGCtcatactttttcaaaataaccGTCCAGTCCGAAATGAACATGATGTTTTAATTTTCATCGTGGCTGTCAGTGCATTGCAAGAGGATGAAACTGGAAGAACTATAACG GTCAGTTTTGAAAACGGGTCGAGCCTACAGCTATCCCTGGATGATTTCAGTCAAAGAGACACCAGTTTGAAGGCAGATTTGAAGGCAATAAACTTTGTCAAGCAGTTTGCTAAGGAGTTTTCGGGCCAGTTACCAGCAGAAGAACAACCTAAAACTAAAAAAAGCG gcTATGGTGTGCGACATGTTGTAGCAGGGTGTGTTGTCGGAGTAGGTGCTGTTGCTGCAGCTCCATTTGTACTCACTGCTGTAGGATTTACATCAGGTGGAATAGCAGCAGGATCCATTGCATCAGGCATGATGTCTTCTGCAGCAATTGCAAATGGTGGCGCTGTTGCAGCAGGAAGTGGAGTGGCTGTTCTGCAGTCAGTTGGAGCTGCAGGGTTAGGAGCTGCAGGTACTGCTGCAGTTGGTGGTGCTGGTGCAGCAGCTGGGGCTGGTGCTTCTGGTGTAGCAGGTTTCTTTCAGAATTACTTTagag GACGTGGAGACTCTACAACCGAGAACAAGACCTCCAATACAACACAGGAGGATGATGATTATGATAATAATGGTGATGGGGAAGATGGGGATGGGTGGgtattgggggaggggggagagGGTATGGGGGGTTATGGTTATGATTGGGATGATGATAATGATTAG
- the LOC117290750 gene encoding interferon alpha-inducible protein 27-like protein 2B, which produces LPSSLLRSFRVSYRKNLGLGYRKNLKEVSFENGSSLQLSLDDFSQRDTSLKADLKAINFVKQFAKEFSGQLPAEEQPKTKKSGYGVRHVVAGCVVGVGAVAAAPFVLTAVGFTSGGIAAGSIASGMMSSAAIANGGAVAAGSGVAVLQSVGAAGLGAAGTAAVGGAGAAAGAGASGVAGFFQNYFRGRGDSTTENKTSNTTQEDDDYDNNGDGEDGDGCANARSYTGSDFN; this is translated from the exons TTGCCAAGCAGTTTGCTAAGGAGTTTTCGGGTCAGTTACCGGAAGAACCTGGGGCTCGGTTACCGGAAGAACCTAAAAGAG GTCAGTTTTGAAAACGGGTCGAGCCTACAGCTATCCCTGGATGATTTCAGTCAAAGAGACACCAGTTTGAAGGCAGATTTGAAGGCAATAAACTTTGTCAAGCAGTTTGCTAAGGAGTTTTCGGGCCAGTTACCAGCAGAAGAACAACCTAAAACTAAAAAAAGCG gcTATGGTGTGCGACATGTTGTAGCAGGGTGTGTTGTCGGAGTAGGTGCTGTTGCTGCAGCTCCATTTGTACTCACTGCTGTAGGATTTACATCAGGTGGAATAGCAGCAGGATCCATTGCATCAGGCATGATGTCTTCTGCAGCAATTGCAAATGGTGGCGCTGTTGCAGCAGGAAGTGGAGTGGCTGTTCTGCAGTCAGTTGGAGCTGCAGGGTTAGGAGCTGCAGGTACTGCTGCAGTTGGTGGTGCTGGTGCAGCAGCTGGGGCTGGTGCTTCTGGTGTAGCAGGTTTCTTTCAGAATTACTTTagag GACGTGGAGACTCTACAACCGAGAACAAGACCTCCAATACAACACAGGAGGATGATGATTATGATAATAATGGTGATGGGGAAGATGGGGATGG